A window from Mytilus galloprovincialis chromosome 8, xbMytGall1.hap1.1, whole genome shotgun sequence encodes these proteins:
- the LOC143085238 gene encoding uncharacterized protein LOC143085238 gives MSSLFSCLGKKSKTKKKNKGKPPEAKQVEDQPKDDGGDKDIHIEEDIPADKVNGHLNNDEEEEIDTGPVQCTEETQEVTLIKELKSKLSIKKECEIKDDNSDKTAEVKNDQVNKGPEVSEIIERAAIKSVGAEIVKIEAQAKDKGKLLISESISETNLKQTNHQLSEQNQKLKRSFEEGEKEILKQQEDIQNLKSECSTLRANLNAHMEMKDIIRDRNDILSSVEELTNVCSSLKLRLDEAENGKQLKDKPASDLESKISSVDSEHKGLSVSIKNTLRSVQELECRVINLELDKESDMENTDESVSNFKEMESLKAKFEQDLIVALDKGKEQMNHLKSLEGQVGKLSSEISELQKENKQLKAQNSHDKETEKLNQLNTFENKVGKLNQDITQLVEENKELKCQLEAKKDDENLMKSLEGQNNTQNKELLRLEEENTKLAVQISNDTGKFKQLEQLKTLEKQVESQKTELAQLLEDNRQLMDQVNNGVGKTNSLNSIKNQVENLNKEISDLQSKNKMLEDKIGESVKSTKTKDEKLSSLQNIETDLQNKIHNMESKMEQYEARHKSETQEMVNLKKKLEKLESQLREKEIAHQDTIRKLAEAQSKQEEIKKRLSHMANEKASPINNISLMSCNGDEGPVQIGEKFRELYNTVWREAFDKVHTVCKRDERKVLLILMEYLTECYLYCRRTARHQMDALLSLLVSPTNMRGSLHKRLQGRAGSIDHIPPGLKQNIMAFRRTPSDNFIECIFEEFMNVVDYQKSRHLRNIQARDITEVTPFVRKCIGVCWEMVTQEPPMYLLFKLRHNQIIEKDRFDTYSSDGNKVDFLVWPALMRDENGPILEKGVVQAIRS, from the exons GTTGAAGACCAACCTAAAGACGATGGAGGAGACAAGGATATTCATATTGAAGAAGACATCCCTGCAGACAAG GTAAATGGTCATTTGAATAATGACGAAGAGGAGGAAATAGATACCGGACCAGTCCAATGTACAGAGGAGACACAAGAGGTCACGCTCATCAAAGAGCTCAAATCAAAGCTCAGCATAAAGAAAGAGTGTGAGATAAAGGACGATAACTCTGACAAAACCGCAGAGGTTAAAAATGATCAAGTCAATAAAGGCCCTGAAGTATCTGAAATCATAGAACGTGCTGCAATTAAATCTGTTGGAGCAGAAATAGTAAAAATAGAAGCACAAGCCAAGGACAAGGGTAAACTTTTGATATCTGAAAGCATATCCGAGACAAACTTAAAACAAACCAACCATCAACTATCAGAACAGAATCAGAAATTAAAGAGGTCCTTTGAAGAGGGCGAAAAGGAAATTTTAAAACAGCAAGAAGATATACAAAACTTGAAATCAGAATGTTCAAcacttagagcaaatctgaatgCCCACATGGAAATGAAAGATATCATCAGAGATCGCAATGACATATTGTCTTCAGTTGAGGAGCTAACGAATGTCTGCTCATCGTTGAAATTGAGACTTGATGAAGCcgaaaatggaaaacaattaaaGGACAAGCCAGCTTCCGATCTGGAATCTAAAATAAGCTCAGTTGATTCAGAACACAAAGGATTAAGCGTTAGCATAAAGAATACCCTGAGAAGTGTTCAAGAACTTGAATGTCGCGTAATAAATCTTGAACTTGATAAAGAAAGTGACATGGAGAATACAGATGAATCCGTGTCGAATTtcaaagaaatggaaagtttgaaAGCAAAATTTGAGCAGGATCTCATAGTTGCACTAGACAAAGGAAAAGAACAGATGAACCATTTAAAATCTTTAGAAGGCCAAGTTGGAAAATTGTCCTCAGAAATTTCAGAacttcaaaaagaaaataaacagctTAAAGCGCAAAATTCACACGACAAAGAAACAGAAAAGTTGAACCAATtgaacacttttgaaaataaagttgGAAAACTGAATCAGGATATTACACAGCTGGTAGAAGAGAACAAGGAACTCAAATGTCAGTTGGAGGCAAAAAAAGATGACGAAAACCTCATGAAATCATTAGAAGGTCAGAATAATACACAGAACAAAGAACTTTTGCGATTGGaagaagaaaatacaaaacttgCAGTTCAAATATCTAATGACACAGGAAAGTTCAAACAGTTAGAACAATTAAAAACTTTAGAAAAGCAAGTCGAAAGTCAGAAAACGGAACTCGCCCAGCTTCTAGAGGACAACAGGCAGCTTATGGATCAAGTAAATAACGGAGTTGGAAAAACAAATTCATTGAATTCTATTAAAAATCAAGTTGAAAATTTAAACAAGGAAATATCAGATTTACagagtaaaaataaaatgttggaAGATAAGATTGGAGAAAGTGTCAAATCCACTAAGACAAAAGATGAAAAGTTGTCGTCCCTGCAGAACATAGAGACCGATCtccaaaataaaatacataacatGGAATCCAAAATGGAACAATATGAGGCTCGACATAAAAGCGAGACACAGGAAATGGTTAATCTGAAGAAAAAACTGGAGAAGTTGGAAAGTCAACTTAGAGAGAAGGAAATAGCACATCAGGATACCATACGAAAACTCGCAGAGGCGCAGAGCAAACAAGAGGAAATAAAGAAGAG GTTAAGCCATATGGCTAATGAGAAGGCATCACCTATTAACAACATATCATTGATGTCCTGTAATGGCGACGAGGGTCCGGTACAAATAGGGGAGAAGTTTCGAGAGCTGTACAATACTGTATGGCGTGAAGCATTTGATAAAGTACATACTGTCTGCAAAAGGGATGAAAGGAAAGTTTTACTGATTCTGATGGAGTATTTAACT GAATGTTATCTGTACTGTAGGAGAACTGCAAGGCATCAGATGGATGCTTTGTTATCACTACTTGTAAGCCCAACCAATATGAGAGGCAGTTTGCACAAGAGATTACAAGGA AGGGCTGGTAGCATTGACCACATCCCTCCTGGACTGAAACAGAATATAATGGCATTTAGACGTACTCCATCAGACAATTTCATAGAATGTATTTTTGAG GAATTTATGAATGTGGTAGATTACCAAAAATCAAGACATCTTAGAAACATACAAGCACGGGATATAACGGAAGTGACGCCGTTTGTTCGGAAATGTATTGGTGTATGCTGGGAAATGGTAACTCAAGAACCACCCATGTATCTATTGTTCAAGTTACGTCATAATCAAATCATAGAAAAGGACAGGTTTGACACCTACAGCAGTGATGGAAACAAAGTAGACTTTCTTGTTTGGCCCGCCTTGATGCGTGATGAAAATGGACCAATTTTAGAAAAGGGTGTTGTTCAAGCAATTCGTTCTTAA